In a genomic window of [Empedobacter] haloabium:
- a CDS encoding PEP-CTERM sorting domain-containing protein has translation MKRRSAACAAAALLLQSLAGGAGAATGHVSHGNLTWTLVDLDPADGIAPSLRFLPPPAGPLGAARAYVSAFAAGVLHEDNVMATGSDPLLAELDYSPAAHTSARVDGRADPATLSLSLDTVATLEPNGASATAWLHGGTLPFVLSANTGVTFHSAVLLQGERGSEPGIYDAWLASGTLTVSLDGLAPGESVFTDYVAVTLSPSPGDPVAVDFTRELTVDYSNRTGASLTGDVALLAIGTTAIAPVPEPGMLPMALAGLALVGWTIRRRS, from the coding sequence ATGAAACGACGTAGCGCCGCCTGCGCGGCCGCCGCACTATTGCTGCAATCGCTGGCCGGCGGCGCCGGCGCCGCCACGGGTCATGTCAGCCACGGCAACCTGACGTGGACGCTGGTCGACCTCGACCCGGCCGACGGCATCGCGCCGTCGCTGCGGTTCCTGCCGCCGCCGGCGGGCCCGCTGGGCGCGGCGCGCGCCTATGTGTCCGCATTCGCGGCTGGCGTGCTGCACGAGGACAATGTGATGGCCACCGGCAGCGATCCGTTGCTGGCCGAGCTCGACTACAGCCCGGCCGCCCACACGTCCGCCCGGGTCGACGGCCGCGCCGACCCGGCCACTCTGTCGCTGAGCCTGGACACGGTGGCGACGCTGGAGCCGAACGGGGCCTCGGCGACGGCCTGGCTGCACGGTGGCACGCTGCCGTTCGTCCTGTCGGCCAATACCGGGGTAACGTTCCACAGCGCGGTGCTGCTGCAAGGCGAGCGCGGCAGCGAGCCGGGCATCTACGACGCCTGGCTGGCCAGCGGCACGCTGACCGTCAGCCTGGACGGGCTGGCGCCGGGCGAGTCCGTGTTCACGGACTACGTGGCCGTCACGCTGAGCCCGTCACCGGGCGACCCGGTCGCGGTGGATTTTACGCGCGAGCTGACGGTGGACTACAGCAACCGCACGGGCGCCAGCCTGACGGGCGACGTGGCGTTGCTGGCGATCGGCACCACGGCCATCGCGCCGGTGCCGGAACCGGGCATGCTGCCGATGGCGCTGGCGGGGCTGGCATTGGTGGGGTGGACGATTCGGCGGCGTTCATGA
- a CDS encoding 2OG-Fe(II) oxygenase, translated as MDQYKHMPEEWDRWLDDSVDKHCRPQDILAAMTAANFDPAFAEQVVRERIAARAAGVARKEREPYRYGTPRIRHRGNLIRTSDRDVRVLVRLEQPVVAVLDNVLSDEECDAVVALARDQLAPSATLSPATGEHQVRETRTSRGAFLPEGDNALLRRLNRRIAEITNTPVTHGEALHVLHYQVGAEYKPHPDYFDPTSPGFAATLKRGGQRTATLIVYLNDVEDAGDTVFPKLGLSVVPKKGAAVYFEYMNDEGQLDEATLHGGAPVGAGDKWVLTKWVRQEAFR; from the coding sequence ATGGACCAATACAAGCACATGCCCGAGGAATGGGACCGGTGGCTCGACGACAGCGTCGACAAGCATTGCCGGCCCCAGGATATCCTGGCCGCGATGACGGCCGCCAATTTCGACCCCGCCTTTGCCGAGCAGGTCGTGCGCGAGCGCATCGCGGCGCGCGCCGCCGGCGTTGCGCGCAAGGAACGCGAACCCTATCGCTACGGTACCCCACGCATCCGCCACCGCGGCAACCTGATCCGCACGAGCGACCGCGACGTGCGGGTGCTGGTAAGGCTCGAACAGCCCGTCGTCGCCGTACTGGACAACGTGCTGTCCGACGAGGAATGCGACGCCGTCGTCGCGCTGGCGCGTGACCAGCTGGCCCCGTCCGCCACGCTGAGCCCCGCCACCGGCGAACACCAGGTGCGCGAGACCCGCACCAGCCGCGGCGCCTTCCTGCCCGAGGGCGACAACGCGCTGCTGCGGCGCCTGAATCGCCGCATCGCCGAGATCACCAACACGCCCGTCACGCATGGCGAGGCGCTGCACGTGCTGCACTACCAGGTGGGCGCCGAATACAAGCCGCATCCCGACTACTTCGACCCGACCAGCCCCGGCTTTGCGGCGACGCTGAAGCGCGGCGGCCAGCGCACCGCCACGCTGATCGTCTACCTGAACGATGTGGAAGACGCCGGCGACACGGTGTTCCCCAAGCTCGGCCTGTCCGTGGTGCCCAAGAAAGGCGCCGCGGTGTATTTCGAGTACATGAACGACGAGGGACAGCTCGATGAAGCCACCTTGCACGGCGGCGCGCCCGTGGGCGCCGGCGACAAGTGGGTACTGACGAAATGGGTGCGCCAGGAAGCGTTCCGCTGA
- a CDS encoding TonB-dependent receptor produces MHITTIRPLVLAVLAALAVSAGTVASAAAAEPPQPGAGAQTGDLADLSLEQLNNVVITSVSRQEERLANAAASVFIISAADIRRSGARSVPEALRLAPNLQVARQTARDYAITARGFNGQFANKLLVMIDGRSVYSPLFSGVFWETQDVVMEDIERIEVISGPGATIWGANAVNGVINIITRSAKDTQGGLATVSAGNRERDATVRYGGVLGNGGHYRLYGRYTDVDDSERANGTPDASGLRRRQAGFRADWDRPLGGLTLSGDAYAIDLAQPGRPDAPLSGANLIARVTRKLTDDSDLRLQLVLDHVERNQPFAFIERLDVVDLDAQHSMRVAGRHNIAWGAGYRYARDRLTPSLVYGFLPAERSMHWGSLFAQDEWALRDDLRLTVGAKVEHNNYTGAEYLPNLRLAWSASPTQLVWGSLSRTVRAPSRIDRDYHTPAVPILIGKVPRFTVGGGPDFQSETANVAELGYRIQPSLEWSYAATAFYADYDRLRTQEPNVNGPAYSGLLEVRNMAAGQTRGIEMWARWQPVQSWRLNAGLVVQQVRTHLKEGSRDSSGSAGVATSDPNHYWQLRSSHDLPYDMQLDWTLRYTGALEKPAVPSYYELDAHWLWKPRPNVDVALIGQNLLHRSHAEFGAAPNRSVVQRSVVLKLTLRF; encoded by the coding sequence ATGCATATAACGACAATTCGTCCACTCGTCCTTGCCGTGCTGGCCGCGCTGGCGGTATCCGCCGGTACGGTCGCGTCCGCGGCGGCTGCGGAGCCGCCCCAGCCGGGCGCGGGAGCGCAGACGGGCGACCTGGCCGACCTGTCGCTGGAACAGCTCAACAACGTCGTCATCACCTCCGTGTCGCGCCAGGAGGAACGGCTGGCCAACGCGGCCGCTTCGGTCTTCATCATCAGTGCCGCCGATATCCGGCGCAGCGGTGCCCGCTCGGTGCCGGAAGCGCTGCGCCTCGCTCCCAACCTGCAAGTCGCGCGCCAGACCGCACGCGACTACGCCATCACGGCGCGCGGCTTCAACGGCCAGTTCGCCAACAAGCTGCTGGTGATGATCGACGGCCGCAGCGTCTATTCGCCGCTGTTTTCCGGGGTGTTCTGGGAGACCCAGGACGTCGTCATGGAAGACATCGAGCGGATCGAGGTCATCAGCGGTCCGGGCGCGACGATCTGGGGCGCCAACGCCGTCAATGGCGTCATCAACATCATCACGCGCTCGGCCAAGGATACCCAGGGAGGCCTGGCAACGGTCAGCGCCGGCAACCGCGAGCGCGACGCCACCGTGCGCTACGGCGGCGTGCTGGGCAATGGCGGCCACTACCGGCTGTACGGCCGCTACACCGACGTGGACGACAGCGAGCGCGCCAACGGCACGCCGGATGCCTCCGGCCTGCGCCGGCGCCAGGCCGGCTTCCGCGCCGACTGGGACCGGCCGCTGGGCGGCCTGACCCTGTCCGGCGACGCCTATGCCATCGACCTGGCCCAGCCTGGCCGGCCCGACGCGCCACTGTCCGGTGCCAACCTGATCGCGCGCGTCACGCGCAAGCTGACGGACGACTCCGACCTGCGCCTGCAACTGGTGCTCGATCACGTCGAACGCAACCAGCCGTTCGCCTTCATCGAGCGGCTCGACGTGGTGGACCTGGATGCCCAGCACAGCATGCGCGTCGCCGGGCGCCACAACATCGCGTGGGGTGCCGGCTACCGCTACGCGCGCGACCGCCTGACGCCCAGCCTGGTGTACGGCTTCCTGCCGGCGGAACGCTCGATGCACTGGGGCAGCCTGTTCGCGCAGGACGAGTGGGCCCTGCGCGACGACCTGCGCCTGACCGTGGGGGCGAAGGTCGAGCACAACAACTACACGGGCGCCGAATACCTGCCGAACCTGCGCCTGGCCTGGAGCGCCAGCCCCACCCAGCTGGTGTGGGGCAGCCTGTCGCGCACCGTGCGTGCGCCGTCGCGCATCGACCGCGACTATCACACGCCGGCGGTGCCCATTTTGATCGGCAAGGTGCCGCGTTTCACGGTCGGCGGCGGCCCGGATTTCCAGTCGGAGACGGCCAACGTGGCGGAGCTGGGCTACCGCATCCAGCCGTCGCTGGAATGGTCGTACGCGGCCACGGCGTTCTACGCCGATTATGACCGCCTGCGCACGCAGGAACCGAACGTCAACGGCCCGGCCTACAGCGGGCTGCTGGAGGTGCGCAACATGGCGGCGGGCCAGACCCGCGGCATCGAGATGTGGGCGCGCTGGCAGCCGGTGCAGAGCTGGCGGCTGAACGCCGGCCTGGTCGTGCAGCAGGTGCGCACGCACTTGAAGGAGGGCAGCCGGGACAGCAGCGGCAGTGCCGGCGTCGCCACCAGCGATCCGAACCACTACTGGCAGCTGCGCTCCTCGCACGACCTGCCGTACGATATGCAGCTGGACTGGACCTTGCGCTACACGGGGGCGCTGGAGAAGCCGGCGGTGCCGTCCTATTATGAGCTGGACGCGCACTGGCTGTGGAAGCCGCGCCCGAATGTGGACGTGGCGCTGATCGGCCAGAACCTGCTGCACCGCTCGCACGCCGAATTCGGCGCCGCCCCCAATCGCAGCGTCGTCCAGCGCAGCGTCGTCCTCAAGCTCACGCTGCGGTTCTGA
- a CDS encoding YfiR family protein, which translates to MTRYANLTVPKRRLPVLAALAAALLCAAPLPAAAAGGPQAALGVANLERGVKAAYLFKFLGYVEFAAGADPAAPLVVGVMGADDVAAEVTRLTAGRTVNGRPITVRTLRDGDPSAGLHMLFLGAAAERPVQTLRGAAQNGVLTVTEDENGLQQGAIINFRLIEDRIRFEVSLPAAERSNLKLSSRLLSVAYHVQKGN; encoded by the coding sequence ATGACACGATACGCCAACCTCACCGTGCCCAAGCGTCGCCTGCCCGTGCTGGCCGCGCTGGCGGCCGCGCTGCTGTGCGCCGCGCCGCTGCCGGCGGCGGCCGCGGGCGGACCGCAGGCCGCGCTGGGCGTGGCCAACCTGGAGCGCGGCGTCAAGGCCGCCTACCTGTTCAAGTTCCTCGGCTATGTGGAGTTCGCGGCAGGCGCCGACCCGGCCGCGCCACTCGTCGTCGGCGTGATGGGCGCCGATGACGTGGCCGCCGAGGTCACGCGGCTGACGGCCGGCCGCACCGTCAACGGCCGGCCCATCACGGTGCGCACGCTGCGCGACGGCGATCCCAGCGCCGGCCTGCACATGCTGTTCCTGGGCGCGGCCGCGGAACGGCCCGTGCAGACCTTGCGCGGCGCGGCCCAGAACGGCGTGCTGACGGTAACGGAGGACGAGAACGGCCTGCAGCAGGGTGCCATCATCAATTTCCGCCTGATCGAGGACCGCATCCGCTTCGAGGTATCGCTGCCGGCGGCCGAGCGCAGCAACCTGAAACTCAGTTCGCGCCTGCTGTCCGTCGCCTACCACGTACAAAAGGGGAATTAG
- a CDS encoding ATP-binding protein: MARLRKSATVRAKLIVMALATTFAALVTMSASMLVYDLTTFQQNWVDDLTTQAEIVATVSAPAVSFNDPVVARQNLALLRVRPQIEAGAIYGANGVMFASYAQSALDPPVFPSRPGPAGHAIAGGHMIVFHPIVENGERLGTVYLTARYRLLDRLVSYAIILGAVMVASLLLAAMVASRLRLGITNPLEAVTDVARAVMQKRDFSLRVRERASGEIGTLVDAFNNMLAEVERRADALQEANRTLEHEMTVRQGAERALLLADRRKDEFLATLAHELRNPLAPIRTGLDIMRLNRSDPAATERARAVMERQLKQMVRLVDDLLDVSRINTGKLTIRHDPVELQAVVANALEIVRPVIDAQGHTIEVALPREPVHVLGDATRLAQVLSNLLNNAAKYTDRGGHLALAAAVESDGQLRIRVTDNGIGIAPAMLGEIFDMFVQADSSLERTSAGLGVGLSLARRLVELHGGAIEAHSGGPGLGSEFVVTLPVLREAQGAGPRESAQPAQGTPYRILLADDNLDFVNAIGALLRTLGHTVHICHDGAQALAAAEAFAPDFAFLDIGLPHLNGYDLARALRALPGLQRTVLVAVTGWGQQKDREMAFDAGFEAHLVKPVSVEQILDILAAGRQGMRAGAPVAGAPVAGA; the protein is encoded by the coding sequence GTGGCGCGCCTGCGCAAGAGCGCTACCGTGCGCGCCAAGTTGATCGTGATGGCGCTGGCGACCACGTTCGCGGCGCTGGTGACGATGTCGGCCAGCATGCTGGTGTATGACCTGACCACCTTCCAGCAGAACTGGGTCGACGACCTGACGACGCAGGCGGAGATCGTCGCCACCGTGTCCGCGCCCGCCGTCAGCTTCAACGATCCCGTCGTGGCGCGCCAGAATCTGGCGCTGCTGCGGGTGCGGCCGCAGATCGAGGCGGGCGCCATCTACGGCGCCAACGGCGTGATGTTCGCGTCTTACGCGCAGTCGGCGCTGGACCCGCCCGTGTTCCCGTCGCGCCCCGGCCCGGCCGGCCATGCGATCGCAGGGGGCCACATGATCGTGTTTCATCCGATCGTCGAGAACGGCGAGCGGCTGGGCACCGTCTACCTGACGGCCCGCTACCGCCTGCTGGACCGCCTGGTCAGCTATGCCATCATCCTGGGCGCCGTCATGGTGGCCAGCCTGCTGCTGGCGGCGATGGTGGCCAGCCGGCTGCGCCTGGGCATCACCAATCCGCTGGAGGCGGTCACGGACGTGGCACGCGCCGTCATGCAGAAGCGCGACTTCTCGCTGCGCGTGCGCGAACGGGCCAGCGGCGAGATCGGCACCCTGGTCGACGCCTTCAACAATATGCTGGCGGAAGTGGAGCGGCGCGCCGACGCGCTGCAGGAGGCCAATCGCACCCTGGAGCACGAGATGACGGTGCGGCAGGGCGCGGAGCGCGCGCTGCTGCTGGCCGATCGCCGCAAGGACGAGTTCCTGGCGACGCTGGCGCACGAGCTGCGCAATCCGCTGGCGCCGATCCGCACGGGGCTGGACATCATGCGCCTGAACCGCAGCGACCCGGCCGCGACAGAGCGGGCCCGCGCGGTCATGGAGCGCCAGCTCAAGCAGATGGTGCGCCTGGTCGACGATCTGCTGGACGTCTCGCGCATCAATACCGGCAAGCTGACGATCCGGCACGATCCCGTCGAGCTGCAGGCGGTGGTCGCCAACGCGCTCGAGATCGTCCGCCCCGTGATCGACGCCCAGGGGCACACGATCGAGGTAGCGCTGCCACGCGAGCCGGTGCACGTGCTGGGCGACGCCACCCGGCTGGCGCAGGTGCTGTCGAACCTGCTCAACAACGCCGCCAAGTACACCGACCGCGGCGGCCACCTGGCGCTGGCGGCGGCGGTGGAGAGCGATGGCCAGCTGCGCATCCGCGTGACCGACAACGGCATCGGCATCGCGCCGGCCATGCTGGGCGAGATCTTCGACATGTTCGTGCAGGCCGACTCCTCGCTGGAGCGCACGTCGGCGGGCCTGGGCGTGGGGCTGTCGCTGGCGCGCCGGCTGGTCGAGCTGCATGGTGGCGCGATCGAGGCACACAGCGGCGGGCCGGGCCTGGGCAGCGAATTCGTCGTCACGTTGCCGGTGCTGCGGGAGGCGCAGGGCGCCGGGCCGCGCGAATCGGCCCAGCCGGCGCAGGGCACGCCGTACCGCATCCTGCTGGCGGACGACAACCTCGATTTCGTCAACGCCATCGGCGCGCTGCTGCGCACCCTGGGCCACACGGTGCACATCTGCCACGACGGCGCGCAGGCGCTGGCGGCGGCGGAAGCGTTCGCGCCGGACTTCGCCTTCCTGGACATCGGCCTGCCGCACCTGAACGGCTACGACCTGGCCCGCGCGCTGCGTGCACTGCCCGGCCTGCAGCGCACGGTGCTGGTCGCCGTCACCGGTTGGGGCCAGCAGAAGGACCGCGAGATGGCCTTCGACGCGGGCTTCGAAGCGCACCTGGTCAAGCCGGTCAGTGTCGAGCAGATCCTCGACATCCTGGCGGCGGGGCGGCAGGGGATGCGGGCGGGGGCGCCGGTGGCGGGGGCGCCGGTGGCTGGCGCGTGA
- a CDS encoding VOC family protein — MNKQIFLNLPVQDLAKSKAFFEALGYRFNPQFSNENGACLVIAEGSIHAMLLTEAYFKTFIDKPVARAREATGMLICLSCDSREEVDALVAKAIAAGGRAPRPPQDHGFMYGHAFEDLDGHLWELVWMAPPA; from the coding sequence ATGAACAAGCAAATTTTTCTGAACCTGCCGGTCCAGGACCTGGCCAAATCGAAAGCCTTTTTCGAAGCGCTCGGCTACCGCTTCAATCCCCAATTCAGCAACGAGAACGGCGCGTGCCTGGTGATCGCCGAAGGCAGCATCCATGCCATGCTGCTGACCGAGGCCTACTTCAAGACGTTCATCGACAAGCCGGTCGCGCGGGCAAGGGAGGCGACCGGGATGCTGATCTGCCTGAGCTGCGACAGCCGCGAAGAAGTCGATGCCTTGGTGGCGAAGGCGATTGCCGCCGGGGGCAGGGCGCCGCGGCCGCCGCAAGACCATGGCTTCATGTACGGCCATGCCTTCGAGGACCTGGATGGTCATCTCTGGGAACTGGTGTGGATGGCGCCGCCAGCGTAG
- a CDS encoding gamma carbonic anhydrase family protein yields the protein MPIASYLDTTPQLAERVYLHPSAQVIGSVQLGADSSVWCNAVLRGDVNDIVVGRCSNVQDFTMGHVSHRSAGKPEGAPLIIGDYVTIGHNVILHGCRIGNECLIGMGSIVMDDVIVPERVMIGAGSLVAPGKALESGYLYMGRPARKVRPLTVEEIAWLRYSAEHYVRVKDNYLGTPG from the coding sequence ATGCCCATCGCCAGCTACCTCGACACCACCCCGCAACTCGCCGAGCGCGTCTACCTGCACCCGTCGGCTCAGGTGATCGGCAGCGTGCAGCTGGGCGCCGACAGCTCCGTCTGGTGCAACGCCGTGCTGCGCGGCGACGTCAACGACATCGTCGTCGGCCGCTGCTCGAACGTCCAGGACTTCACGATGGGCCACGTGTCGCACCGCTCGGCCGGCAAGCCCGAGGGGGCGCCCCTGATCATCGGCGACTACGTGACGATCGGCCACAACGTGATCCTGCACGGCTGCCGCATCGGCAACGAGTGCCTGATCGGCATGGGCAGCATCGTGATGGACGACGTGATCGTGCCCGAGCGTGTGATGATCGGCGCCGGCAGCCTGGTGGCGCCGGGCAAGGCGCTGGAGAGCGGCTATCTGTATATGGGGCGGCCGGCCCGCAAGGTCCGACCGCTGACAGTGGAGGAAATCGCCTGGCTGCGCTACTCGGCCGAGCACTATGTGCGGGTGAAGGATAACTACCTGGGGACGCCCGGGTGA
- a CDS encoding NADP-dependent oxidoreductase, which produces MKAFIIERYGKPGTGRVADVPEPAVGDDDVLVRIHAASVNVLDNKIASGAFKLILPYRLPLILGNDMAGTVLRVGARVTRFQPGDEVYARPDDDRIGTFAELVAVKESALARKPRNLGMLEAAALPLVALTAWQVLVETARLGPGQKVFIQAGSGGVGTVAIQLAKHLGAHVATTTGTANVEWVKALGADIVIDYQRQDFAAVLRDYDVVLSSQGGADLARSVQVLKPGGHLISISGPPTPQFARARGLAWPLRQVMRLLSLGIRRKARRHGVHYSFVFMRADGAQLAQIAELVEASVIRPVVDRVFPLDAAAQALAYVEQGRAKGKVMVDVGQVSPAAPRYRPGSRGPCR; this is translated from the coding sequence ATGAAGGCCTTCATCATCGAGCGTTACGGCAAGCCGGGCACCGGCCGCGTTGCCGACGTGCCCGAACCCGCGGTCGGCGACGACGACGTGCTGGTCCGCATTCACGCGGCCAGCGTGAATGTCCTCGACAACAAGATCGCCAGCGGCGCATTCAAGCTGATCCTGCCCTATCGCTTGCCGCTCATCCTCGGCAACGACATGGCCGGCACCGTGCTGCGGGTGGGCGCGCGCGTGACGCGTTTCCAGCCGGGCGACGAGGTCTATGCGCGCCCGGACGACGATCGTATCGGCACGTTCGCCGAGCTTGTCGCCGTCAAGGAAAGCGCGCTGGCGCGCAAGCCCCGCAACCTCGGCATGCTCGAAGCGGCCGCCCTGCCGCTGGTGGCGCTGACGGCCTGGCAGGTGCTGGTCGAAACGGCGCGGCTGGGCCCGGGCCAGAAGGTGTTCATCCAGGCGGGATCGGGCGGCGTGGGCACGGTGGCCATCCAGTTGGCCAAGCACCTGGGCGCCCATGTCGCCACCACCACCGGCACGGCCAACGTCGAGTGGGTCAAGGCGCTGGGCGCGGACATCGTCATCGACTACCAGCGGCAGGACTTCGCCGCGGTGCTGCGCGACTATGACGTGGTGCTGAGCAGCCAGGGCGGCGCCGATCTGGCCAGGTCGGTGCAGGTGCTCAAGCCAGGCGGGCACCTGATCTCGATCTCGGGGCCGCCCACGCCGCAATTCGCGCGCGCGCGAGGACTGGCCTGGCCATTACGGCAGGTCATGCGCCTCTTGAGCCTGGGCATCCGGCGCAAGGCGCGCCGCCACGGCGTGCACTACTCGTTTGTCTTCATGCGCGCCGATGGCGCGCAGCTGGCGCAGATCGCGGAACTGGTGGAGGCAAGCGTCATCCGGCCCGTCGTGGACCGGGTCTTCCCGCTCGACGCGGCAGCGCAGGCACTGGCCTACGTCGAACAGGGACGGGCAAAAGGGAAAGTGATGGTGGACGTGGGCCAGGTCAGCCCTGCTGCGCCTCGATATCGGCCAGGGTCTCGCGGCCCTTGTCGGTGA
- a CDS encoding SDR family oxidoreductase, with amino-acid sequence MTTLPTVLITGASSGIGATYARRFASRGHDLVLVARDQARMENLAARLREEGNVRVDVLPADLTQAADVARVEQRLREDERIGILVNNAGMAQSGGFVQQDGAAIERVIALNTTAPTRLAAAVAPRFAQAGSGAIVNIGSVVGFAPEFGMSVYGASKAFVLFLSQGLHLELSPKGVYVQAVLPAGTRTEIWQRAGIDAATLPPMMDVEELVDAALGGFDRREAVTIPPLHVAARWDALEGARQGLLADIRQEQAAERYRAR; translated from the coding sequence ATGACCACGCTTCCGACTGTCCTCATCACCGGCGCCTCCAGCGGCATCGGCGCCACCTATGCCCGGCGCTTCGCCAGCCGCGGCCACGACCTCGTGCTGGTCGCGCGCGACCAGGCCCGCATGGAGAACCTGGCTGCGCGGCTGCGCGAAGAAGGCAATGTCCGGGTCGATGTGCTGCCGGCCGACCTGACGCAGGCGGCCGACGTGGCCAGGGTCGAGCAGCGTCTGCGTGAGGACGAGCGCATCGGCATCCTGGTCAACAACGCCGGGATGGCGCAGTCGGGCGGTTTCGTCCAGCAGGACGGCGCGGCGATCGAACGCGTAATCGCACTCAACACCACCGCGCCGACACGGCTCGCGGCGGCCGTGGCGCCACGCTTCGCGCAGGCCGGCAGCGGCGCGATCGTCAATATCGGTTCGGTCGTGGGGTTCGCGCCGGAGTTCGGCATGTCGGTGTACGGCGCCAGCAAGGCCTTCGTGCTGTTCCTGTCGCAGGGCCTGCACCTGGAGCTGTCGCCCAAGGGCGTCTATGTGCAGGCCGTGCTGCCGGCGGGCACCCGCACCGAGATCTGGCAACGCGCCGGCATCGACGCCGCCACGCTGCCGCCGATGATGGACGTGGAGGAGCTGGTCGACGCGGCGCTCGGCGGCTTCGACCGCCGCGAGGCCGTCACCATCCCGCCGCTGCACGTGGCCGCACGCTGGGACGCGCTCGAAGGCGCGCGCCAGGGGCTGCTGGCGGACATCCGGCAGGAGCAGGCAGCCGAACGCTATCGCGCCCGCTGA
- a CDS encoding TetR family transcriptional regulator, giving the protein MKVTKAQAQANRARIVETASTLFRERGYDGVGVADLMAAAGFTHGGFYKHFGSKGDLMAEAAACGIAQTVALSEGADLARFVRVYLSREHRDARATGCTLAALSGDAARQPEAVRATFAAGIENLLAALGAATAPDDAGATERRARYLDVLAHAVGALVMSRACPDDAPLADEILQVCSDSILASLQDLATP; this is encoded by the coding sequence ATGAAAGTGACCAAGGCACAGGCGCAGGCCAACCGGGCCCGCATCGTCGAGACGGCATCCACGCTGTTTCGCGAGCGTGGATACGATGGGGTAGGGGTGGCGGACCTGATGGCCGCCGCGGGCTTTACCCACGGCGGTTTCTACAAGCACTTCGGCTCGAAGGGAGACCTGATGGCGGAGGCGGCGGCCTGCGGCATCGCCCAGACCGTGGCGCTGAGCGAAGGGGCCGACCTGGCGCGGTTCGTGCGCGTGTATCTGTCGCGGGAACATCGCGACGCCCGGGCGACCGGCTGCACATTGGCTGCGCTCAGCGGCGATGCGGCGCGCCAGCCGGAAGCGGTCAGGGCCACCTTCGCCGCCGGTATCGAGAACCTGCTGGCCGCATTGGGTGCGGCAACCGCGCCGGACGATGCCGGCGCAACCGAACGGCGTGCTCGTTATCTCGACGTGCTGGCGCACGCGGTGGGGGCGCTCGTCATGTCGCGCGCCTGCCCGGACGATGCGCCGCTGGCGGACGAGATCCTGCAGGTCTGCAGCGACAGCATCCTCGCGTCGTTGCAGGATCTTGCCACGCCATGA